A stretch of the Mycobacterium shigaense genome encodes the following:
- a CDS encoding class I SAM-dependent methyltransferase encodes MTLETATCDDHGLAAAHRAMWALGDYALMAEEVMAPLGPILLSATGIGPGDFVLDVAAGSGNISLPAAATGATVVSTDLTPELLQRSRQRALAQNLRLQYREANAQALPFGDGEFDVVVSAIGVQFAPDHQRAARELVRVCRRGGKIGVISWTREGFFGRMLAVIRPYRPSLSPSVPPAPLWGREGYVAGLLGEQVDHVTTTRGLLEVRRFDCAEAVHNYFKSHYGPTIEAYANIGHNRVLAAELDAQLLELAQEYLADGVMGWEYLLCTAEKR; translated from the coding sequence ATGACCCTCGAAACCGCGACCTGCGACGACCATGGCCTCGCGGCCGCCCACCGGGCCATGTGGGCATTGGGCGACTACGCCCTCATGGCCGAGGAAGTGATGGCCCCGCTGGGCCCGATCCTGTTGTCCGCGACCGGCATCGGTCCCGGCGATTTCGTGCTCGACGTGGCCGCCGGCTCCGGCAACATCTCGCTGCCGGCCGCCGCGACCGGCGCGACCGTCGTCTCCACCGATCTGACACCCGAACTGCTGCAGCGGTCCCGACAGCGGGCGCTGGCACAGAATTTGAGGCTGCAGTACCGCGAGGCCAACGCGCAGGCGCTGCCATTCGGCGACGGCGAGTTCGACGTGGTGGTGTCGGCCATCGGCGTGCAGTTCGCGCCCGACCATCAGCGCGCGGCCCGCGAACTGGTCCGCGTCTGCCGCCGGGGCGGCAAGATCGGGGTGATCAGCTGGACCCGGGAGGGATTCTTCGGCCGGATGCTGGCGGTGATCCGCCCGTACCGTCCGAGCCTGTCACCATCAGTTCCCCCGGCTCCGCTGTGGGGACGCGAGGGTTACGTCGCGGGGCTGCTCGGCGAGCAAGTCGATCACGTCACGACGACGCGCGGCCTGCTCGAGGTGCGGCGATTCGACTGTGCCGAGGCCGTGCACAACTACTTCAAGAGCCACTACGGCCCGACGATCGAGGCCTACGCCAACATCGGTCACAACCGGGTGCTGGCCGCCGAACTGGACGCGCAACTGCTCGAGCTGGCGCAGGAGTATCTGGCCGACGGCGTCATGGGTTGGGAGTATCTGCTGTGCACCGCTGAAAAGCGCTGA
- a CDS encoding MarR family winged helix-turn-helix transcriptional regulator has product MATENATEVNESLDAITDALLTASRLLVGISARSIAQVDETITIAQFRTLVILSNRGPINLATLAGLLGVQPSATGRMVDRLVASGLIDRLPHPTSRRELLAALTKRGREVVRRVTAHRRAEIAAIVEKMPAADRHGLVRALTSFTAAGGEPDAVLEIGL; this is encoded by the coding sequence ATGGCGACGGAGAACGCGACCGAGGTGAACGAGTCATTGGACGCCATCACCGATGCCTTGCTCACCGCTTCCCGGCTGCTGGTGGGCATTTCGGCGCGCTCCATCGCGCAGGTCGACGAAACCATCACCATCGCGCAGTTTCGTACCCTGGTGATCCTGTCCAATCGCGGGCCGATCAACCTGGCCACGTTGGCCGGTCTGTTGGGCGTGCAACCGTCGGCCACCGGCCGAATGGTCGACCGGCTGGTCGCCTCCGGCCTGATCGACCGGCTGCCGCATCCCACCTCGCGCCGCGAACTGTTGGCCGCGCTGACCAAGCGCGGGCGCGAGGTCGTCCGCCGCGTGACCGCGCACCGGCGCGCCGAAATCGCCGCCATCGTGGAAAAGATGCCCGCGGCCGATCGCCACGGACTGGTGCGGGCGCTGACGTCGTTCACCGCGGCCGGCGGTGAACCGGACGCGGTGCTCGAAATCGGGCTGTAA